The following are encoded together in the Pseudomonas sediminis genome:
- a CDS encoding DUF5943 domain-containing protein: protein MATHAPEMPIQVDDETGVWTTDALPMLYVPRHFFVNNHRGIEEVLGADKYAEILYKAGYKSAWHWCEKEAECHGLQGDAVFEHYMKRLSQRGWGLFEIQKLDIDAGYAEVKLKHSAFVYVYGKVGRKVDYMFTGWFSGAIDQILSAKGSSLRTVTVQEYGGSEEGHDDGLFVTRPL from the coding sequence ATGGCCACCCACGCCCCCGAAATGCCCATTCAGGTCGACGACGAAACCGGCGTATGGACCACCGATGCCCTGCCGATGCTGTACGTGCCGCGGCATTTCTTCGTCAACAACCACCGCGGCATCGAGGAAGTGCTCGGCGCCGACAAGTACGCCGAGATTCTCTACAAGGCCGGCTACAAGTCCGCCTGGCACTGGTGCGAGAAGGAAGCCGAGTGCCATGGCCTGCAGGGCGATGCGGTGTTCGAGCACTACATGAAGCGCCTGTCGCAGCGCGGCTGGGGCCTGTTCGAGATCCAGAAACTGGACATCGACGCCGGCTACGCTGAAGTGAAGCTCAAGCACTCGGCCTTCGTGTACGTGTACGGCAAGGTCGGCCGCAAGGTGGACTACATGTTCACCGGCTGGTTCTCCGGCGCCATCGACCAGATCCTGTCCGCCAAGGGCAGCAGCCTGCGCACCGTCACCGTGCAGGAATATGGCGGCTCGGAAGAAGGCCACGACGATGGCCTGTTCGTCACCCGCCCGCTCTGA
- a CDS encoding dipeptidase, with product MSPAELHADSIVIDGLIIAKWNRELFEDMRKGGLTAANCTVSVWEGFQATVNNIVASNNLIRENSDLVIPVRTTADIRKAKEQGKTGILYGFQNAHAFEDQIGYVEVFKQLGVGIVQMCYNTQNLVGTGCYERDGGLSGFGREIVAEMNRVGIMCDLSHVGSKTSEEVILESKKPVCYSHCLPSGLKEHPRNKSDEELKFIADHGGFVGVTMFAPFLAKGIDSTIDDYAEAIEYVMNLVGEDAIGIGTDFTQGHGKEFFEWLTHDKGYARRLTSFGKIVNPLGIRTVGEFPNLTETLLKRGMPERVVRKVMGENWVRVLKDVWGE from the coding sequence ATGAGCCCAGCCGAATTGCACGCCGACAGCATCGTCATCGACGGTCTGATCATCGCCAAGTGGAACCGCGAACTGTTCGAAGACATGCGCAAGGGCGGCCTGACCGCGGCCAACTGCACCGTGTCGGTGTGGGAAGGTTTCCAGGCCACGGTGAACAATATCGTCGCCAGCAACAACCTGATCCGCGAGAACAGCGACCTGGTCATCCCGGTGCGCACCACCGCCGACATCCGTAAAGCCAAGGAACAGGGCAAGACCGGCATCCTTTACGGCTTCCAGAACGCCCACGCGTTCGAAGATCAGATCGGTTACGTCGAGGTGTTCAAGCAGCTCGGCGTGGGTATCGTGCAGATGTGCTACAACACACAGAATCTGGTCGGTACCGGCTGCTATGAACGCGACGGCGGCCTGTCCGGCTTCGGCCGCGAGATCGTCGCCGAGATGAACCGCGTCGGCATCATGTGCGACCTGTCCCACGTCGGTTCCAAGACCAGCGAGGAAGTCATCCTCGAATCGAAGAAGCCGGTCTGCTACTCGCACTGCCTGCCCTCGGGCCTGAAAGAACACCCGCGCAACAAATCCGATGAAGAACTGAAGTTCATCGCCGACCACGGCGGCTTCGTCGGCGTGACCATGTTCGCGCCGTTCCTGGCCAAGGGCATCGACTCGACCATCGACGACTACGCCGAGGCCATCGAGTACGTGATGAACCTCGTCGGCGAAGACGCCATCGGTATCGGCACCGACTTCACCCAGGGCCACGGCAAGGAATTCTTCGAGTGGCTGACCCACGACAAAGGTTACGCCCGCCGCCTGACCAGCTTCGGCAAGATCGTCAACCCACTGGGCATCCGCACCGTGGGCGAATTCCCCAACCTCACCGAGACCCTGCTCAAACGCGGCATGCCCGAGCGCGTGGTGCGCAAGGTCATGGGCGAGAACTGGGTAAGGGTACTGAAAGACGTCTGGGGCGAGTGA
- a CDS encoding GlxA family transcriptional regulator, whose translation MPQTFCFLLLPGFSMMGLMSAIEPLRVANRFRGELYRWRLLSQDGNAVQASNGMSLNVDDSLELPADSQALFVVAGFEPLAHYDHHLAHWLQRREPELAILGGIDTGSFVLAEAGLFQHQRLTLHWEAIDAFRERYPTLLVTQELFEIDGRRITSAGGTSSLDLMLGLIGQEHGEPLAVQVSEQFVVSRIRTRLDHQRMQVASRYDLRNKKLVRVVGEMERQCEQPLSSEALAELAGITVRQLERLFRHHLATTPSAFYLDLRLEKARQLLRQSDLSVLEVSLACGFDSASYFSRSYRRRFAVSPSQDRHERPA comes from the coding sequence ATGCCCCAGACCTTCTGCTTTCTGCTGCTGCCCGGCTTCTCGATGATGGGCCTGATGTCAGCCATCGAACCGCTGCGCGTGGCCAATCGCTTTCGCGGCGAGCTGTATCGCTGGCGCCTGCTCAGCCAGGATGGCAATGCCGTGCAGGCCAGCAACGGCATGTCGCTCAACGTCGACGACAGCCTGGAATTGCCCGCTGACAGCCAGGCGCTGTTCGTGGTCGCCGGCTTCGAGCCACTGGCCCACTACGACCATCATCTGGCGCACTGGCTGCAACGACGCGAGCCGGAACTGGCGATCCTCGGCGGCATCGACACCGGCAGCTTCGTGCTGGCTGAAGCGGGTCTGTTCCAGCACCAGCGCCTGACCCTGCACTGGGAAGCCATCGATGCCTTTCGCGAACGCTACCCGACGCTGCTGGTCACCCAGGAACTGTTCGAGATCGACGGCCGGCGCATCACCAGCGCCGGCGGCACCAGTAGCCTCGACCTGATGCTCGGTCTGATCGGCCAGGAACACGGCGAGCCGCTGGCGGTGCAGGTATCCGAACAGTTCGTGGTCAGCCGCATCCGCACCCGTCTGGACCACCAGCGCATGCAGGTAGCTAGCCGCTACGACCTGCGCAATAAGAAGCTGGTGCGGGTGGTCGGCGAGATGGAGCGCCAGTGCGAGCAACCGCTGTCCAGCGAGGCACTGGCCGAGCTGGCCGGCATCACCGTGCGCCAGCTGGAGCGGTTGTTCCGCCACCACCTGGCGACCACACCCTCGGCCTTCTACCTCGATCTGCGCCTGGAAAAGGCCCGCCAGCTATTGCGCCAGAGCGATCTCAGCGTACTTGAGGTGAGCCTTGCCTGCGGCTTCGACTCGGCCTCTTACTTCTCGCGCAGCTACCGCAGGCGCTTCGCCGTCAGCCCCAGCCAGGATCGTCACGAACGGCCAGCCTGA
- the choX gene encoding choline ABC transporter substrate-binding protein: MKGLTALAACCTLSLFSTSLLADDASCKNVRIGAVGWTDVVATTAVASELLSGLGYETKQTQASQQIIFAGIQKGQIDAFLGYWKPIMDDNIKPFLDAGAVKVAAEPSLDDAVAVLAVPSYTADKGLKTLADIAKFKDELDSKIYGIEAGSGANTAIQKMIDSDQFGLGGFKLVESSEAGMLAAVGRAVRNEKPVVFFGWKPHPMNLSMQVTYLTGTDDVFGPNDGAATVSTVTAPDYAERCPNANRLLTSLRFTSQQEAELMQPIMDRKPAAQVARDWIKANPQVVDAWLEGVTTLDGKPANAALVAGN, from the coding sequence ATGAAAGGTCTTACCGCGCTGGCCGCGTGCTGCACCCTGAGCCTGTTCAGTACCTCCCTGCTGGCCGACGACGCCAGTTGCAAGAACGTTCGAATTGGCGCCGTCGGCTGGACCGACGTGGTCGCCACTACCGCTGTCGCCAGCGAGCTGCTGAGTGGTCTCGGCTACGAAACCAAGCAGACCCAGGCGTCGCAACAGATCATCTTCGCCGGTATCCAGAAAGGGCAGATCGATGCCTTCCTCGGCTACTGGAAGCCGATCATGGACGACAACATCAAACCCTTCCTCGATGCCGGCGCGGTCAAGGTCGCGGCCGAGCCGTCGCTGGATGATGCGGTGGCGGTGCTCGCGGTACCGAGCTACACCGCCGACAAGGGACTGAAGACCCTGGCCGACATCGCCAAATTCAAGGACGAGCTGGACAGCAAGATCTATGGCATCGAAGCTGGTTCGGGCGCCAATACGGCGATCCAGAAGATGATCGACTCCGACCAGTTCGGTCTGGGTGGCTTCAAACTGGTGGAGTCGAGTGAAGCGGGCATGCTCGCCGCCGTCGGTCGCGCCGTACGCAACGAGAAACCGGTGGTGTTCTTCGGCTGGAAACCGCACCCGATGAACCTGTCGATGCAGGTCACCTACCTGACCGGCACCGACGACGTGTTCGGCCCCAACGATGGCGCCGCCACGGTGTCCACCGTCACCGCGCCGGACTACGCCGAGCGTTGCCCTAACGCCAACCGCCTCCTCACCAGCCTGCGCTTCACCAGCCAGCAGGAAGCCGAGCTGATGCAGCCGATCATGGACCGTAAGCCGGCCGCCCAGGTGGCGCGTGACTGGATCAAGGCCAACCCGCAGGTGGTCGATGCCTGGCTCGAGGGTGTCACCACGCTGGACGGCAAGCCGGCCAACGCCGCGCTGGTCGCCGGTAACTGA
- a CDS encoding 3-keto-5-aminohexanoate cleavage protein, translating to MNYEVIVTCAVTGAGDTVGKHPAIPVTPKEIAAAAIEAAKAGATVAHCHVRDPQTGKPSRDVALYRELVERIRESDTDVIINLTAGMGGDLEIGRGEQPLEFGAGTDLVGPITRLAHVEELLPEICTLDCGTLNFGDGDFIYVSTPAQLRAGAKRITELGVKAELEIFDTGHLWFAKQMIKEGLLDDPLIQLCLGIPWGAPADTTTMKAMADNLPPGITWAGFGIGRMQMPMVAQAMLLGGHVRVGLEDNIWLDRGVHASNGQLVERAIEIIERLGGRALTPAEGREKMKLKPRR from the coding sequence ATGAATTACGAGGTTATCGTCACCTGCGCGGTGACCGGCGCTGGCGACACCGTCGGCAAGCACCCGGCGATCCCGGTCACGCCCAAGGAGATCGCTGCCGCCGCCATCGAGGCGGCCAAGGCCGGTGCCACCGTCGCCCACTGCCATGTGCGCGACCCGCAGACCGGCAAGCCGAGCCGCGACGTGGCCCTGTACCGTGAATTGGTCGAGCGCATTCGTGAAAGCGATACCGACGTGATCATCAACCTCACTGCCGGCATGGGCGGTGATCTGGAAATTGGCCGAGGCGAGCAGCCATTGGAGTTCGGCGCCGGCACCGATCTGGTCGGGCCGATCACCCGCCTGGCGCATGTCGAGGAGCTGCTGCCGGAAATCTGCACCCTGGACTGCGGCACGCTGAATTTCGGCGATGGCGACTTCATCTACGTCTCCACCCCGGCGCAACTGCGCGCGGGCGCCAAACGCATCACCGAGCTGGGGGTGAAGGCCGAGCTGGAAATTTTCGACACCGGCCACCTGTGGTTCGCCAAGCAGATGATCAAGGAAGGCCTGCTGGACGACCCGCTTATCCAGCTGTGCCTGGGCATTCCCTGGGGCGCGCCGGCCGACACCACGACCATGAAGGCCATGGCCGACAACCTGCCGCCAGGCATCACCTGGGCTGGCTTCGGCATTGGCCGCATGCAGATGCCGATGGTCGCCCAGGCCATGTTGCTCGGCGGCCACGTGCGGGTGGGGCTGGAGGACAACATCTGGCTGGATCGCGGCGTGCATGCGAGCAACGGCCAACTGGTCGAGCGCGCCATCGAGATCATCGAGCGCCTTGGTGGTCGCGCCCTGACCCCGGCCGAGGGGCGGGAAAAGATGAAGCTCAAACCCAGACGCTAA
- a CDS encoding L-carnitine dehydrogenase codes for MTFVTDIKTFSALGTGVIGAGWIARALAHGLDVIAWDPAPGAEAALRTRLANAWPALEKQGLGPGAALDRLRFVSTIEDCVRDADFIQESAPERLELKCELHAKISAAAHPDVLIGSSTSGLLPSEFYADAAHPERCVVGHPFNPVYLLPLVEVVGGAKTAPEAVQAAIEVYQSLGMRPLHVRKEVPGFIADRLLEALWREALHLVNDGVATTGEIDDAIRFGAGLRWSFMGSFLTYTLAGGPAGMRHFMAQFGPALKLPWTYLEAPELTDGLIDAVVEGTAEQQGERSLDALERYRDDCLLAVMEAIRQTKAKHGFEFAE; via the coding sequence ATGACCTTCGTCACCGATATCAAGACTTTCTCCGCCCTCGGCACCGGCGTCATCGGCGCCGGCTGGATTGCTCGCGCCCTGGCCCATGGCCTCGACGTCATCGCCTGGGACCCGGCGCCCGGCGCCGAGGCTGCGCTGCGCACGCGGTTGGCCAATGCCTGGCCTGCGCTGGAAAAACAGGGCCTGGGACCCGGCGCCGCACTGGATCGCCTGCGCTTCGTCAGCACCATCGAGGACTGCGTACGCGATGCCGACTTTATCCAGGAAAGCGCGCCCGAGCGCCTCGAGCTCAAGTGCGAGCTGCACGCGAAGATCAGCGCCGCCGCGCACCCGGATGTGTTGATCGGCTCCAGTACCTCGGGCCTGCTGCCCAGCGAATTCTATGCAGACGCTGCGCACCCCGAGCGCTGCGTGGTTGGCCATCCCTTCAATCCGGTGTATCTGCTGCCACTGGTGGAGGTGGTCGGCGGGGCGAAGACCGCCCCGGAGGCGGTGCAGGCCGCCATCGAGGTCTACCAATCGCTGGGCATGCGCCCGCTGCATGTGCGCAAGGAGGTGCCGGGCTTTATCGCCGACCGCCTGCTCGAAGCGCTATGGCGCGAGGCGCTGCACCTGGTCAACGACGGCGTGGCGACCACCGGCGAGATCGACGATGCGATCCGCTTCGGCGCCGGCCTGCGCTGGTCGTTCATGGGTAGCTTCCTGACCTACACCCTGGCCGGCGGCCCGGCCGGCATGCGCCACTTCATGGCCCAGTTCGGCCCGGCGCTGAAACTGCCCTGGACGTACCTGGAGGCGCCGGAACTGACCGATGGGTTGATCGATGCGGTGGTCGAAGGCACCGCCGAGCAGCAGGGCGAACGCAGCCTGGATGCCCTGGAGCGCTATCGCGATGACTGCCTGCTGGCGGTTATGGAGGCGATTCGCCAAACCAAGGCCAAGCACGGCTTCGAGTTCGCCGAGTAA
- a CDS encoding thioesterase family protein: MNLPPYRTTISPDWVDYNGHLRDAFYLLIFSHATDALMDVLGLDEAGRARTGHTLYTLECHLNFLAEVKEGERVEVRTQLLAHDAKRLHIHHGLYRPGEEASLAESEQMLMNIDSAAGRAAPFDEQVAERVTHLAAEQQNLQRPVCVGRVIGLRRAS, translated from the coding sequence ATGAATCTGCCACCCTATCGCACCACCATCTCCCCTGACTGGGTCGACTACAACGGCCACTTGCGTGACGCCTTCTACCTGCTGATCTTCAGTCATGCCACCGATGCGCTGATGGACGTGCTGGGCCTGGATGAGGCCGGTCGCGCCCGCACCGGCCACACGCTGTACACCCTGGAGTGTCACCTGAACTTCCTGGCGGAGGTGAAGGAGGGCGAGCGGGTGGAGGTGCGCACCCAGCTACTGGCGCACGACGCCAAGCGCTTGCATATCCATCACGGCCTCTATCGGCCGGGCGAAGAGGCCAGCTTGGCGGAAAGCGAACAGATGCTGATGAACATCGACAGCGCGGCCGGCCGCGCGGCGCCATTCGACGAGCAGGTGGCCGAGCGGGTGACGCACCTGGCTGCCGAGCAGCAGAACCTGCAACGTCCTGTCTGTGTCGGGCGTGTTATCGGCCTACGCCGCGCTTCGTAG
- a CDS encoding YkgJ family cysteine cluster protein: MMKPRLIAAAEIDRLETWAKYTSDMCHSCMSTCCTMPVEVRLNDLIRLELVDEFERSEPPKNIAKRLQKDGIVERFNQKSGIFTLIRMSNNDCLFLDRKTRLCTVYDKRPDTCRHHPKVGPRPGYCAYKPK, encoded by the coding sequence ATGATGAAGCCCCGCCTGATAGCCGCTGCAGAGATCGACCGCCTGGAAACCTGGGCCAAATACACCAGCGACATGTGCCACAGCTGCATGTCCACCTGCTGCACCATGCCGGTTGAGGTGCGCCTGAACGATCTGATCCGCCTGGAGCTGGTGGACGAGTTCGAGCGCAGCGAGCCGCCGAAAAATATCGCCAAACGCCTGCAGAAGGACGGCATCGTCGAGCGCTTCAACCAGAAGTCAGGCATCTTCACCCTGATCCGCATGTCCAATAACGACTGCCTGTTCCTTGATCGCAAGACGCGCCTGTGCACCGTTTACGACAAGCGCCCGGACACCTGCCGCCACCATCCCAAGGTCGGCCCACGGCCAGGGTATTGCGCGTATAAGCCCAAATAA
- a CDS encoding DUF2339 domain-containing protein, with product MQWIFMLVGLVLGAGVSESVTGALLGGLIGLGLGQALRLQGLEARNAQLTAQLKEFAERFDRGTRAMHERLVKVEQGERGERGEPQPAPVEPVASPAPELPPEPAVVEEAQPELDWTLPELEIPPAEQPVPLAAQVVHEPQPGPQQSPWREQGPREPNLIERGIAAAKAWLFGGNTVLRVGVVLLFLGLAFLLRYATEGVEVPVELRYMGVAASALALLGLGWWLRRRNRNYALVLQGTGIAVLYLTVFAAMRLHPLLDPGMALGLLVAVMLFSAILAVQQNALGLAAAAALGGFAAPILTSTGSGNHVALFSYFALLNAGIFAIAWFKAWRLLNLIGFVGTFGIGLAWGLRSYTADLLWSTEPFLILFFLMYVGIGLLFARRTLRDATDAPEARDELLRWSLRRGDYVDATTLFGPPLIGFGLQVALVRHIEFAAVFSALGLGFFYLLLARVLKARAGDRALLLVETCLALGVVFASLAIPLGLDARWTAAAWAVEGAGIYWLGLRQRRPLARAFALLLQVGAALAFVSGLDVGHESLLDGSPLGALMLGAALLFSYWQLRSMPEAANAWENRLLPWLGIAGLAFLYLIAPLLFEAPGTAIAWALAGLATLLVGLRIAAPSFVYSAFAVQLLGGLLFLGQMALDSLFGRGGFSAGWLGLLAASMVGLGLIAGMLLAARDPQIRENRRLLGVLSMVMLVGLVFINLAVLFVLPWVAAAAVWGGTGLLILWLALYLQQRAAFLFSLLLQVFAGLAFLAAGPLLLSGISGEGLAPLAHTGFWTPAVLGLAAQIGAWRLQGLARSGRDTGIDGVSLQRLGQLLLAWGAGWWALALASEVLRFVSDNMQASVLLVLAAVSSLAWMLLALRTGWRDLAVLCSLLAPVAGLILAYAWHPLYHPAANYGWLGWIAVIAAHLLMLRRLSALLPNTAASAAHVLGCWLLLGVLALELRYLLLSLSEHYNAWRWLGWALLPTAYLWAMAQARRLPWPVAHFEREYRLWAAAPLAALMLAWFWLANANSAGDSDPLPYLPLFNPLELGLLLCLGALFVWARDALPRFGLEPARAQQLVQGVAGLSLFALLTVMVMRTAHHWGGVPWQSAALFDSMLVQAGLSIVWTLIALALMLFGHLRVRRELWLVGAALIALVVAKLFFVELGNRGGLERIVSFIGVGVLLLVVGYFAPLPPRKVDDSAANQQESAV from the coding sequence ATGCAATGGATTTTCATGCTGGTCGGTTTGGTGCTCGGTGCGGGCGTCAGCGAATCGGTCACAGGCGCGCTGCTTGGCGGGCTGATCGGCCTCGGTCTGGGTCAGGCGCTGCGTCTGCAGGGATTGGAGGCGCGCAATGCGCAACTGACTGCGCAGCTCAAGGAATTCGCCGAGCGCTTCGATCGCGGTACGCGCGCCATGCATGAACGCCTGGTCAAGGTCGAGCAGGGCGAGCGGGGCGAGCGGGGCGAGCCGCAACCTGCTCCCGTCGAACCCGTCGCCAGTCCAGCACCAGAACTGCCACCCGAGCCGGCCGTTGTCGAAGAAGCGCAGCCGGAACTGGACTGGACGCTGCCGGAACTCGAAATCCCTCCAGCCGAACAGCCTGTCCCACTTGCCGCACAGGTCGTCCACGAGCCGCAGCCTGGTCCCCAGCAGAGCCCCTGGCGCGAGCAGGGCCCGCGCGAGCCGAATCTGATCGAACGTGGTATCGCTGCTGCCAAGGCCTGGTTGTTCGGTGGCAATACCGTGCTGCGAGTCGGCGTGGTGCTGCTGTTTCTCGGTCTGGCCTTCCTCCTGCGTTACGCCACCGAAGGTGTCGAGGTGCCGGTAGAGCTGCGTTACATGGGCGTCGCGGCCAGTGCCCTGGCCTTGCTCGGCCTGGGCTGGTGGTTGCGCCGGCGCAATCGCAACTACGCCCTGGTGTTGCAGGGCACCGGCATCGCCGTGCTGTACCTGACGGTGTTCGCCGCCATGCGCCTGCACCCATTGCTCGACCCCGGCATGGCGCTGGGGTTGCTGGTGGCGGTGATGCTGTTCTCGGCGATTCTCGCCGTGCAGCAGAACGCCCTGGGCCTGGCGGCTGCAGCGGCGCTCGGCGGTTTCGCCGCGCCCATTCTCACTTCCACGGGGAGCGGCAATCATGTTGCCCTGTTCTCCTACTTCGCCCTGCTCAACGCCGGCATCTTCGCCATCGCCTGGTTCAAGGCCTGGCGTCTGCTCAATCTGATCGGTTTCGTCGGCACCTTCGGTATCGGCCTTGCGTGGGGACTGCGCTCCTATACAGCGGATCTGCTCTGGAGCACCGAACCTTTCCTGATCCTGTTCTTTCTGATGTACGTGGGCATCGGCCTGCTGTTCGCCCGCCGCACCCTGCGTGACGCGACGGATGCGCCCGAGGCGCGTGACGAACTGCTGCGCTGGTCGTTGCGCCGTGGTGACTATGTCGATGCCACCACGCTGTTCGGCCCGCCATTGATCGGCTTCGGTCTGCAGGTGGCGCTGGTACGGCATATCGAGTTCGCCGCGGTGTTCAGCGCCCTCGGTCTGGGTTTCTTCTATCTGTTGCTGGCACGGGTGCTCAAGGCGCGCGCTGGCGACCGTGCACTGTTGCTGGTGGAGACTTGCCTGGCGCTCGGCGTGGTCTTCGCCAGCCTGGCCATCCCACTGGGTCTCGATGCGCGCTGGACGGCGGCGGCCTGGGCCGTGGAGGGCGCCGGTATCTACTGGTTGGGCCTGCGTCAGCGCCGACCGCTGGCGCGGGCTTTTGCCCTGCTGCTGCAGGTGGGCGCGGCCCTGGCCTTCGTCAGTGGTCTGGACGTCGGCCATGAAAGCCTGCTCGATGGCTCGCCGCTGGGCGCGCTGATGCTCGGTGCGGCGCTGCTGTTCAGCTACTGGCAATTGCGGTCGATGCCCGAAGCGGCCAACGCCTGGGAAAATCGCCTGCTGCCCTGGCTCGGTATCGCCGGCCTGGCGTTTCTCTATCTGATCGCACCGCTGCTGTTCGAGGCCCCCGGCACGGCCATCGCCTGGGCGCTGGCGGGGCTGGCGACCCTGTTGGTCGGGCTGCGCATCGCGGCGCCGAGTTTCGTCTACAGCGCCTTCGCCGTGCAACTGCTCGGTGGGCTGCTGTTCCTCGGGCAGATGGCGCTGGACTCGCTGTTCGGACGTGGTGGCTTCAGCGCCGGCTGGCTCGGCCTGCTGGCGGCGTCGATGGTCGGTCTGGGGCTGATCGCCGGCATGCTGCTGGCGGCGCGCGACCCGCAGATTCGCGAGAACCGACGGCTGCTCGGCGTCTTGTCGATGGTGATGCTGGTGGGCCTGGTGTTCATCAACCTGGCCGTACTGTTCGTGCTGCCCTGGGTGGCGGCTGCGGCCGTGTGGGGCGGCACGGGCCTGCTGATTCTGTGGCTGGCGCTGTATCTGCAACAGCGTGCGGCGTTCCTGTTCAGCTTGCTTCTGCAAGTGTTTGCCGGCCTGGCCTTCCTCGCTGCCGGGCCCTTGCTGCTCTCGGGCATCAGTGGCGAGGGCCTGGCGCCGCTGGCGCATACCGGCTTCTGGACGCCCGCTGTGCTCGGCCTGGCCGCACAGATCGGCGCCTGGCGCCTGCAGGGGCTGGCGCGTAGCGGCCGTGATACGGGCATCGATGGCGTCAGTCTGCAGCGCCTGGGCCAGCTGTTGCTGGCCTGGGGGGCGGGCTGGTGGGCCTTGGCTTTGGCCAGTGAAGTGCTGCGTTTCGTGAGCGATAACATGCAGGCCAGCGTGCTGCTGGTACTGGCCGCTGTGTCGAGCCTGGCCTGGATGCTGCTCGCGCTACGCACGGGCTGGCGCGACCTGGCCGTGCTGTGCAGCCTGCTGGCGCCGGTGGCAGGCCTGATTCTGGCCTATGCCTGGCATCCGCTGTATCACCCGGCGGCGAACTATGGCTGGCTGGGTTGGATCGCTGTGATCGCCGCGCATCTGTTGATGCTGAGGCGTTTGAGCGCGCTGCTACCGAACACTGCGGCCAGCGCCGCCCATGTGCTCGGGTGCTGGTTGTTGCTTGGCGTGCTGGCGTTGGAGCTGCGTTATCTGCTGCTGAGCCTTTCCGAGCACTACAACGCCTGGCGCTGGCTGGGTTGGGCGTTGCTGCCGACCGCCTACCTCTGGGCGATGGCGCAGGCGCGCCGACTGCCCTGGCCGGTGGCCCACTTCGAGCGCGAGTACCGGTTGTGGGCGGCGGCACCGCTGGCCGCGCTGATGCTCGCCTGGTTCTGGCTGGCCAATGCCAATAGCGCCGGTGATAGCGATCCGCTGCCTTATCTGCCGCTGTTCAATCCACTGGAGTTGGGTTTGCTGCTGTGTCTGGGCGCGCTGTTTGTCTGGGCACGCGATGCCCTGCCGCGCTTTGGCCTGGAACCTGCGCGTGCACAGCAATTGGTGCAGGGCGTCGCGGGGCTTTCGCTGTTCGCCCTGCTGACCGTGATGGTGATGCGTACCGCGCACCACTGGGGCGGCGTGCCCTGGCAGAGCGCTGCACTGTTCGACTCGATGCTGGTGCAGGCCGGGCTGTCCATCGTTTGGACCCTGATCGCCCTGGCGCTGATGCTCTTCGGCCATTTGCGTGTACGCCGCGAGCTGTGGCTGGTCGGCGCTGCGCTGATCGCCCTGGTGGTGGCCAAGCTGTTCTTCGTCGAGCTGGGCAACCGCGGCGGCCTGGAGCGCATCGTCTCGTTCATCGGGGTCGGTGTGCTGTTGCTGGTGGTCGGTTATTTCGCGCCGTTGCCGCCACGCAAGGTCGATGATTCGGCCGCTAACCAACAGGAGTCTGCCGTATGA